One Anabas testudineus chromosome 15, fAnaTes1.2, whole genome shotgun sequence genomic window carries:
- the lbx1a gene encoding transcription factor LBX1a translates to MTSKDDSKCPAVLEERRRSPLDQLPPPANSNKPLTPFSIEDILNKPSVRRSYSLSGAATHLLSAGEKQPSAGHSLSSRALLSQTSPLCALEELASKTFKGLEVSVLQAAEGRDGLTLFGQRNTPKKRRKSRTAFTNHQIYELEKRFLYQKYLSPADRDQIAQQLGLTNAQVITWFQNRRAKLKRDLEEMKADVESAKAAGSVAFEKLSKLAELEKCAAGGMGAGAVSTSGHTELDQVPSGSPHENTESLDSGRPHLSSPSPASSRCTDRLSSKFCSEDEDEEIDVDD, encoded by the exons ATGACCTCCAAGGACGACTCGAAATGTCCAGCGGTGCTGGAGGAGCGGAGGCGCAGTCCGCTGGATCAGCTTCCGCCGCCGGCCAACTCCAACAAGCCGCTGACGCCTTTCAGCATCGAGGACATCCTCAACAAGCCGTCAGTGAGGAGAAGCTACTCCCTGAGCGGAGCGGCGACACACCTCCTCTCCGCCGGAGAGAAGCAGCCCTCGGCGGGTCACAGCCTGTCCAGCCGGGCGCTGCTCAGTCAAACCTCGCCGCTGTGCGCGCTGGAGGAGCTGGCCAGCAAAACCTTCAAGGGCCTGGAGGTCAGCGTCCTGCAGGCTGCTGAGG GCCGAGACGGGCTGACGCTCTTCGGTCAGAGGAACACCCCTAAGAAGCGGCGGAAGTCCCGCACGGCGTTCACCAACCACCAGATCTACGAGCTGGAGAAACGCTTTCTGTATCAGAAATATCTGAGCCCGGCGGACCGGGACCAGATCGCCCAGCAGCTCGGTCTGACCAACGCGCAGGTCATCACCTGGTTTCAGAACCGACGGGCGAAGCTCAAGCGGGATTTGGAGGAGATGAAAGCGGACGTGGAGTCCGCGAAGGCCGCGGGTTCCGTGGCCTTCGAGAAGCTCTCCAAGTTGGCCGAGCTGGAGAAGTGTGCGGCGGGAGGCATGGGCGCGGGGGCGGTGTCCACGTCGGGTCACACCGAGCTGGACCAGGTGCCCAGCGGGTCGCCGCATGAGAACACCGAGAGCCTGGACTCGGGGAGGCCGCACTTGTCGTCTCCTTCACCGGCGTCGTCGCGGTGCACGGACCGGCTGAGCAGCAAGTTCTGCTCTGAGGATGAAGACGAGGAGATTGACGTGGATGACtga